The Dama dama isolate Ldn47 chromosome 25, ASM3311817v1, whole genome shotgun sequence genome window below encodes:
- the GPBP1 gene encoding vasculin isoform X2, producing MAQHDFAPAWLNFPTPPSSTKSSLNFEKHSENFSWTENRYDVNRRRHNSSDGFDSGIGRPNGGNFGRKEKNGWRTHGRNGTENINHRGGYHGGSSRSRSSIFHSGKSQGLHENNIPDSEAGRKEDKRERKQFEAEDFPSLNPEYEREPNQNKSLAAGVWEYPPNPKSRTQRMLVIKKGNTKDLQLSGFPVVGNLQSQPVKNGTGPSVYKGLVPKPAAPPTKPTQWKSQTKENKVGTSFPHESTYGVGNFNAFKSTAKNFSPSTTSVKECNRSNSSSPVDKLNQQPRLTKLTRMRTDKKSEFLKALKRDRVEEEHEDESHVGSEKDDDSFNLHNSNSTHQERDINRNFDENEIPQENGNASVISQQIIRSSTFPQTDVLSSSLEAEHRLLKEMGWQEDSENDETCAPLTEDEMREFQVISEQLQKNGLRKNGILKNGLICDFKFGPWKNSTFKPTIENEDTETSSSDTSDDDDV from the exons TCGTCACTGAATTTTGAAAAGCATTCTGAAAACTTTTCATGGACAGAAAATCGTTACGATGTGAACCGCCGACGACACAACTCTTCAGATGGCTTTGATTCTGGTATTGGACGTCCTAATGGAG gtaactttggaaggaaagaaaaaaatggatggCGTACACATGGAAGAAATGGTACTGAAAACATAAATCATCGAGGGGGATACCATGGTGGAAGTTCCCGTTCTCGTAGCAGTATTTTCCATTCTGGAAAAAGCCAAGGACTACATGAAAACAACATACCTGACAGTGAAGCAGGGAGGAAAGAAGACAAGAGAGAACGCAAGCAGTTTGAGGCTGAGGATTTT CCATCTCTAAATCCTGAATATGAGAGAGAACCAAATCAGAATAAATCTTTAGCTGCGGGTGTATGGG AATATCCCCCGAATCCTAAATCTAGAACTCAAAGGATGCTGGTCATTAAGAAAGGTAATACAAAAGACTTACAACTATCTGGATTCCCAGTAGTAGGAAATCTTCAGTCACAGCCAGTTAAGAATGGGACTGGTCCAAGTGTTTATAAAGGCTTAGTTCCTAAACCTGCTGCTCCACCTACAAAA CCTACACAATGGAAAAGccaaactaaagaaaataaagttgggaCTTCTTTCCCTCATGAGTCTACATATGGTGTTGGCAACTTTAATGCTTTTAAATCAACTGCCAAGAATTTTAGTCCATCAACAACTTCAGTGAAAGAG tgtAATCGCTCAAATTCTTCTTCACCTGTTGACAAACTTAATCAGCAGCCTCGTCTAACCAAACTGACACGAATGCGCACAGATAAGAAGAGTGAGTTTTTGAAAGCATTGAAAAGGGACAGAGtggaagaggagcatgaagatgaaAGCCATGTGGGCTCAGAAAAG GATGACGACTCATTTAATTTGCATAACAGCAATAGTACTCACCAAGAAAGGGATATAAATCGAAACTTCGATGAAAATGAAATTCCACAAGAGAATGGCAATGCCTCGGTAATTTCCCAACAGATCATTCGGTCTTCAACCTTCCCACAGACTGATGTTCTTTCTAGTTCACTTGAAGCAGAACACAG ATTGTTAAAGGAGATGGGTTggcaagaagacagtgaaaatgaTGAAACATGTGCACCCTTaactgaggatgaaatgagagaaTTCCAAGTTATTAGTGAACAG TTACAGAAGAATGGTCTGAGGAAAAATGGTATTTTGAAAAATGGCCTGATCTGTGACTTCAAGTTTGGACCCTGGAAAAACAGCACTTTCAAACCCACTATTGAGAATGAGGACACAGAGACGAGTAGCAGTGACACATCGGATGACGACGATGTGTGA
- the GPBP1 gene encoding vasculin isoform X1: MAQHDFAPAWLNFPTPPSSTKSSLNFEKHSENFSWTENRYDVNRRRHNSSDGFDSGIGRPNGGNFGRKEKNGWRTHGRNGTENINHRGGYHGGSSRSRSSIFHSGKSQGLHENNIPDSEAGRKEDKRERKQFEAEDFPSLNPEYEREPNQNKSLAAGVWGLHAQTHTYPTKKISQAPLLEYPPNPKSRTQRMLVIKKGNTKDLQLSGFPVVGNLQSQPVKNGTGPSVYKGLVPKPAAPPTKPTQWKSQTKENKVGTSFPHESTYGVGNFNAFKSTAKNFSPSTTSVKECNRSNSSSPVDKLNQQPRLTKLTRMRTDKKSEFLKALKRDRVEEEHEDESHVGSEKDDDSFNLHNSNSTHQERDINRNFDENEIPQENGNASVISQQIIRSSTFPQTDVLSSSLEAEHRLLKEMGWQEDSENDETCAPLTEDEMREFQVISEQLQKNGLRKNGILKNGLICDFKFGPWKNSTFKPTIENEDTETSSSDTSDDDDV; the protein is encoded by the exons TCGTCACTGAATTTTGAAAAGCATTCTGAAAACTTTTCATGGACAGAAAATCGTTACGATGTGAACCGCCGACGACACAACTCTTCAGATGGCTTTGATTCTGGTATTGGACGTCCTAATGGAG gtaactttggaaggaaagaaaaaaatggatggCGTACACATGGAAGAAATGGTACTGAAAACATAAATCATCGAGGGGGATACCATGGTGGAAGTTCCCGTTCTCGTAGCAGTATTTTCCATTCTGGAAAAAGCCAAGGACTACATGAAAACAACATACCTGACAGTGAAGCAGGGAGGAAAGAAGACAAGAGAGAACGCAAGCAGTTTGAGGCTGAGGATTTT CCATCTCTAAATCCTGAATATGAGAGAGAACCAAATCAGAATAAATCTTTAGCTGCGGGTGTATGGG GCCTACACGCccagacacacacatacccaaCCAAAAAAATCTCCCAAGCTCCTCTCTTAG AATATCCCCCGAATCCTAAATCTAGAACTCAAAGGATGCTGGTCATTAAGAAAGGTAATACAAAAGACTTACAACTATCTGGATTCCCAGTAGTAGGAAATCTTCAGTCACAGCCAGTTAAGAATGGGACTGGTCCAAGTGTTTATAAAGGCTTAGTTCCTAAACCTGCTGCTCCACCTACAAAA CCTACACAATGGAAAAGccaaactaaagaaaataaagttgggaCTTCTTTCCCTCATGAGTCTACATATGGTGTTGGCAACTTTAATGCTTTTAAATCAACTGCCAAGAATTTTAGTCCATCAACAACTTCAGTGAAAGAG tgtAATCGCTCAAATTCTTCTTCACCTGTTGACAAACTTAATCAGCAGCCTCGTCTAACCAAACTGACACGAATGCGCACAGATAAGAAGAGTGAGTTTTTGAAAGCATTGAAAAGGGACAGAGtggaagaggagcatgaagatgaaAGCCATGTGGGCTCAGAAAAG GATGACGACTCATTTAATTTGCATAACAGCAATAGTACTCACCAAGAAAGGGATATAAATCGAAACTTCGATGAAAATGAAATTCCACAAGAGAATGGCAATGCCTCGGTAATTTCCCAACAGATCATTCGGTCTTCAACCTTCCCACAGACTGATGTTCTTTCTAGTTCACTTGAAGCAGAACACAG ATTGTTAAAGGAGATGGGTTggcaagaagacagtgaaaatgaTGAAACATGTGCACCCTTaactgaggatgaaatgagagaaTTCCAAGTTATTAGTGAACAG TTACAGAAGAATGGTCTGAGGAAAAATGGTATTTTGAAAAATGGCCTGATCTGTGACTTCAAGTTTGGACCCTGGAAAAACAGCACTTTCAAACCCACTATTGAGAATGAGGACACAGAGACGAGTAGCAGTGACACATCGGATGACGACGATGTGTGA